The nucleotide window ATCTTCGTGGGAAACTCTTTTACGCAATTGGAATGCGCAACCGGTTTTTGGCGGAGGCGAGGAAGAACCTCAGCGTATTGAAAAAGAATATTCACGCGAGGCTCTGGGTTTGGCTTTGACGAACTGGTCCCTGGCTCAACAGAAAAACATGCGCCCTTTGCTTCAGGAGCTTTCTTCTAAGATTTGTTTTGCAGTGGGGGAGCGCGATGAGAAATTCGTGGCCTTGGCAGAACAACTCAGACGAGATATCGGCAATCTGAGGGTGGAATTGATCCCTGAAGCATCACATCGAGTTCTTTTCGATCGCCCCAAGGATCTGGCAGAGAAAATTAAATCACTTATTCAGCAATTGCTTTGAGGCTTCGCTGATCCACGGAAGATATTCAGAGACATTGATATAAATCGACTTCTCGGTGCAGAAGTCTTTCTGCTCGAGATAGTTTTCCTTTTCGTCGCCGCTCAACTCTTTAGGGACCGTCCATAGCATTGCAGAGGCAATGCCTACAACATAGTAGTCACTTTGACTTTTTATCAGCGCGGGACCGCCAGAGTCGCCGTTGCAAATTCCGACACCAGAGCTTTGATCAACACGGAACTGCTTTTTGTCTGCGCTTACACTGTCGACTTGAAGCCCGACATGGCGGAGTTGGCCGGCGCCTTGAATATCACCTTCGGCAGAGGCTTTTTTGCCGGTAATTCGGCCATAGCCCAAAGCCAGAAAGAGTTGCTGAGGCTGAATATTGAGATTGGATTTTGTTGGCAGGCGGGCAGGGAAAAATCCATTCGGTAAATTTCCTTTGAAACTGACCAGTGCCAAGTCATTGCGTTCTTCTGCCCCCGCCT belongs to Bdellovibrio svalbardensis and includes:
- a CDS encoding S1 family peptidase; this translates as MKTNLLLVGSLVVFILCGCQKNSSPVTALNAQSSAIVGGTETDTNNIAGRTVAFLYDGSTKMSCTGTLISENLILTAAHCIGPNKKGITIAFGNNPVMGPYDLRNSDDIVVHDRYNKAGAEERNDLALVSFKGNLPNGFFPARLPTKSNLNIQPQQLFLALGYGRITGKKASAEGDIQGAGQLRHVGLQVDSVSADKKQFRVDQSSGVGICNGDSGGPALIKSQSDYYVVGIASAMLWTVPKELSGDEKENYLEQKDFCTEKSIYINVSEYLPWISEASKQLLNK